The Microbacterium natoriense genomic interval CGGAGTGCCGGTCCTCGCCGGCATCGTCGCGGACACCCCCGAGGAGGTGAAAGCGGCAGCCGAGAAGATCGGCGGCGTGGTCGTCGTCAAGGCGCAGGTCAAGACCGGTGGTCGTGGCAAGGCGGGCGGCGTCAAGGTCGCGAAGACCCCCGATGAGGCATATGAGGCTGCCAAGGCGATCCTCGGTCTCGACATCAAGGGCCACATCGTCAAGCGTGTGATGGTCGCCCAGGGCGCGGCGATCGCCGAGGAGTTCTACTTCTCCGTGCTGCTGGACCGCGCCAACCGCTCCTACCTCTCCCTCTGCTCCGTCGAGGGCGGCATGGAGATCGAGCAGCTCGCCGTCGAGAAGCCCGAGGCTCTCGCCCGCGTCGAGGTGAACCCGCTGACGGGCATCGACAAGGCCAAGGCCGTCGAGATCGCCCGCGCCGCGAACTTCCCGGAGGACCTCGTCGAGAAGGTCTCCGACGTGTTCGTGAAGCTCTTCGACGTCTACAAGGGCGAGGATGCCACGCTCGTCGAGGTGAACCCGCTGGTGCGCACCGAGTCCGGCGACATCATCGCTCTCGACGGCAAGGTCACGCTCGACGACAACGCGTCGGAGATCCGCCACCCCGAGCACGAGGCGCTCGAGGACAAGGACGCCGCAGACCCGCTCGAGGCGAAGGCCAAGCAGAGCGGCCTCAACTACGTGAAGCTCGACGGCGAGGTCGGCATCATCGGCAACGGCGCGGGCCTCGTCATGTCGACTCTCGACGTGGTGGCATACGCCGGTGAGAACCACAACGGCGTGAAGCCCGCGAACTTCCTCGACATCGGCGGCGGCGCCTCGGCTGAGGTCATGGCCGCAGGGCTCGACGTCATCCTCGGAGACCCGCAGGTCAAGAGCGTCTTCGTCAACGTCTTCGGCGGCATCACCGCGTGCGACGCCGTCGCGAACGGCATCAAGGGCGCCCTCGAGACGCTCGGCGCGACGGCATCCAAGCCGCTCGTCGTCCGCCTCGACGGCAACCGCGTCGACGAGGGTCGTGCGATCCTCGCCGAGTACGCGCACCCGCTCGTCACGCTCGCCGCCACCATGGACGAGGGCGCCGACAAGGCCGCCGAACTCGCCAACGCCTGACGCCCGCTTCGACACAAGGACTAGAGAAGAAAATGTCGATCTACCTCAACAAGGACTCCAAGGTCATCGTCCAGGGCATCACCGGCGGCGAGGGCACCAAGCACACCGCTCTCATGCTGAAGGCCGGCACCCAGGTCGTCGGCGGCGTGAACGCCCGCAAGGCCGGCACCACGGTGTCGCACACCGACAAGGACGGCAACGCCGTCGAGCTCCCCGTCTTCGCCTCGGTCGCCGAGGCCATGAAGGAGACCGGCGCCGACGTGTCGATCGCCTTCGTCCCCGGCGCCTTCACGAAGGACGCGATGATCGAGGCCATCGACGCCGAGATCCCGCTGCTCGTGGTCATCACCGAGGGCGTCCCCGTCGGCGACTCGGCCGAGGCATGGGCCTACGCCCAGAGCAAGGGCAACAAGACGCGCATCATCGGCCCGAACTGCCCCGGCATCATCACCCCCGGTGAGGCGCTCGTCGGCATCACCCCGGCGAACATCACCGGCAAGGGCCCGATCGGTCTCGTGTCGAAGTCGGGCACCCTGACCTACCAGATGATGTTCGAGCTGCGCGACCTGGGCTTCTCGACCGCCATCGGCATCGGCGGCGACCCGGTCATCGGCACGACGCACATCGACGCGCTGGCTGCGTTCGAGGCAGATCCCGAGACCAAGGCGATCGTCATGATCGGCGAGATCGGCGGCGACGCCGAAGAGCGCGCGGCCGACTACATCAAGGCGCACGTCACCAAGCCGGTCGTCGGCTACGTCGCGGGCTTCACGGCTCCCGAGGGCAAGACCATGGGTCACGCCGGCGCCATCGTCTCCGGCTCTGCGGGCACCGCGCAGGCGAAGAAGGAGGCCCTCGAGGCCGCCGGCGTCAAGGTCGGCAAGACGCCATCCGAGACGGCAGACCTGATGCGTGCGATCATCGAGGCGCTCTGATCTGAGCTACGCTTGAACGGAAGGCCCTGGGCTCCACCCCGGGGCCTTCTTTCATGCCCGGGAGGACAGGATCTTCACGTCAGCGCGGCAGACCCCTGCGTTCGTCGGCTCAGAATACGGATGTCGGCCCGGAACCTCGTTCCGAGCCGACATCCGTGTTTCCGGCCGACATCCGTATTCTGGGTCGACCGACGTGCGAGGATCAGGCGCCGAGCAGCGCCTCGATCGGTCCCCGGGCGAAGAACAGCACGAATCCTGCGCCGACGACCCACAGCAGCGGGTGGATCGTCTTGGCCTTGCCCGAGAGCGCGTTCACGACGATCCAGCTGACGAAGCCCGCACCGATGCCGTTCGCGATCGAGTACGTCATCGGCATCACGGTGACCGTGAGGAACACGGGCAGCAGCACCCGGAAGTCGCTGAGATCGATGTTCTTGATCTGCGACAGCATCATGGCGCCGACGAGCACGAGCGCCGCGGCGGCGACGGCGCTCGGCACGAGCGAGGTGAGCGGGGTGAAGAACATCGCGAGCAGGAACAGCACGCCGGTGATCGTGGTCGCGAACCCGGTGCGCGCGCCCTCGCCGATGCCCGAGCCCGATTCGACGAACACGGTCGCGGAGGATGACGAGGTGCCTCCTCCGACGATCGCTCCGACGCCCTCGACGACCAGCGCCGACTTGATGCGGGGGAAGTCCCCCTTCTCGTCGGCGAGGTCCGCCTCTTTGGCGAGACCGGTCATCGTGCCCATGGCGTCGAAGAAGTTCGAGAACAGCAGGGTGAAGACGAACATCACGAGCGTCACTCCGCCGACCTTCGCGAAGTCGAAGCCGAAGTCGACCTGGCCGATCAGGCTGAGGTCGGGCACGCTCACGATGCTGCCCGAGAAGGCGAAGCCCAGGCCCTCGGACGGCCAGATCAGATTCGCGATCGCGGCCAGCAAGGTCCCTCCGACGAGCGCGATGAGGATCGCGCCCTTCACCCGCAGGGCGATGAGCACGCCTCCGATCATCAGCGTGACGACGAACATCAGGGTCGTGAGGGATGCGACGGATCCGCCGATGCCGAGATCGACCGGGGGAGAGGCGTTCTTCGTCGAGGTGACGAATCCCGCGTTCACGAAGCCGATGAAGGCGATGAACAGGCCGATTCCCACGGTGATCGCGAGCTTCAGCTGCACGGGGACCGCGTCGAAGATGAGCTTGCGCAGACCGGTCGCGGCGAGCAGCACGATGATGACGCCGTTGATCATGACGAGCGCCATGGCCTCGGGCCAGGTGACGGAGCCGACCACGGTGAACGCGAGGAACGCGTTGATGCCGAGACCCGCTGCGAACGCGAACGGCAGGCGCGTCGTGAGGCCGAACAGGATCGTCATGACGCCGGCGGTGAGGGCTGTCGCCGCGGCGACGGCCCCGCCCGGCAGCACGTCGCCTGCGACGTCGGGGGTGGAGAGGATGATCGGGTTCAGGATCACGATGTAGGCCATGGTGACGAAGGTCACCACGCCACCGCGGATCTCGGTGCCGATCGTGGACCCGCGGCGGCTGATCTCGAAGAAGCGATCCAGGGCGTTCACGGGCTCGGCAGTCGGTGCGGGAGCGGGGGACGGGGCAGTTGTCATCGGGGGAACCTCCGCAGGAGACGATATCGTGTCGCGCGTGCCGCGCGCGTCCCCAGGAAAGCCGCCGCCCCAGGTCGTAGTCTCGATTCGATATGCAACGCCTCCTCGTCGCGCTCCTCGCGGCCTTCGACGCCGCCATCGCGGCTGCGGTCGGACTCGCCGTGCTGCTCGCGCCCCTCACCCTGCTGTGGATGCTCGCCTTCGGCGTCACGGCGGACTGGGGTGCGCTCTGGCCGCTCACCGGCACGCTCTGGCAGTTCGGCCACGGCGTCCCGATCGACATCTCGCTGCCCACCGAGACGCTCTCGACGGTCGGCCTGGCGCCGGAAGCCGCCGTCTTCACACTCTCGGTGACCCCGCTCGCCTTCCTCGTGTTCACGCTGCTGTTCGCGGCGCGTTCGGGTGCCCGCGCTGCGCGCGCCGGGGCCTGGCTGCTCGGACCGCTCGTGGGAGCCGGGTCCTTCGCGCTGATCGCGGTCGGAATCGCGCTCACGTCCCGCATCGAGGCGGCACAGACCTCCCTGCCGCTCTCCATCGCGCTTCCCGCGGCGGTCTACCTCGTCGGATCCCTCTGCGGAGCGGTGCGCGTGGCCTGGGAGGACGGCGACGGCGGGCTCCTCGACCGCCTGCACGACGTGGTCGACGGCTGGGGCGACTGGGGCCCTGTGCCGGCGTCCGCTGTGCGTGGTGCGGCCGTCGCCCTCGTCGGAGTGATCGCGGTCTCCGCGGTCGCCGTCGCCGTGATGGTGGCGCTGCGCGCGGGCGAAGCAGTGGCCCTCTTCGAGGCGGCGCGCGTGGACGTGCTGGGCGGCGCCATGATCACCCTGGGACATCTCGCGTACCTTCCCACGCTCATCGTGTGGGCGGCGTCCTGGATAGCCGGTCCCGGCTTCGCGGTAGGCGCCGGCACCGCCGTCTCACCGGCGGGAACTCAATTGGGCGTCGTGCCTGGGCTTCCCGTGTTCGGACTTCTGCCGGAACACGCCTCGATCTGGATGCTGATCGTCGTGCTCCTGCCCATC includes:
- a CDS encoding cell division protein PerM, whose protein sequence is MQRLLVALLAAFDAAIAAAVGLAVLLAPLTLLWMLAFGVTADWGALWPLTGTLWQFGHGVPIDISLPTETLSTVGLAPEAAVFTLSVTPLAFLVFTLLFAARSGARAARAGAWLLGPLVGAGSFALIAVGIALTSRIEAAQTSLPLSIALPAAVYLVGSLCGAVRVAWEDGDGGLLDRLHDVVDGWGDWGPVPASAVRGAAVALVGVIAVSAVAVAVMVALRAGEAVALFEAARVDVLGGAMITLGHLAYLPTLIVWAASWIAGPGFAVGAGTAVSPAGTQLGVVPGLPVFGLLPEHASIWMLIVVLLPIAAGAFAGWTVRSRLVWEGTPLGVAARAVIALGIGVLTAAVAAIAAVLVSGSIGPGRLADAGPSVLPFALALGGEVLLGAAILLLSPRHRDELAEERTDRWIAEMAASDLPLIDAPAAFPTGGDTNDTAPLEDLPPRGRGA
- the sucC gene encoding ADP-forming succinate--CoA ligase subunit beta translates to MDLYEYQARDVFEKYGVPVLAGIVADTPEEVKAAAEKIGGVVVVKAQVKTGGRGKAGGVKVAKTPDEAYEAAKAILGLDIKGHIVKRVMVAQGAAIAEEFYFSVLLDRANRSYLSLCSVEGGMEIEQLAVEKPEALARVEVNPLTGIDKAKAVEIARAANFPEDLVEKVSDVFVKLFDVYKGEDATLVEVNPLVRTESGDIIALDGKVTLDDNASEIRHPEHEALEDKDAADPLEAKAKQSGLNYVKLDGEVGIIGNGAGLVMSTLDVVAYAGENHNGVKPANFLDIGGGASAEVMAAGLDVILGDPQVKSVFVNVFGGITACDAVANGIKGALETLGATASKPLVVRLDGNRVDEGRAILAEYAHPLVTLAATMDEGADKAAELANA
- the sucD gene encoding succinate--CoA ligase subunit alpha, producing the protein MSIYLNKDSKVIVQGITGGEGTKHTALMLKAGTQVVGGVNARKAGTTVSHTDKDGNAVELPVFASVAEAMKETGADVSIAFVPGAFTKDAMIEAIDAEIPLLVVITEGVPVGDSAEAWAYAQSKGNKTRIIGPNCPGIITPGEALVGITPANITGKGPIGLVSKSGTLTYQMMFELRDLGFSTAIGIGGDPVIGTTHIDALAAFEADPETKAIVMIGEIGGDAEERAADYIKAHVTKPVVGYVAGFTAPEGKTMGHAGAIVSGSAGTAQAKKEALEAAGVKVGKTPSETADLMRAIIEAL
- a CDS encoding NCS2 family permease, whose protein sequence is MTTAPSPAPAPTAEPVNALDRFFEISRRGSTIGTEIRGGVVTFVTMAYIVILNPIILSTPDVAGDVLPGGAVAAATALTAGVMTILFGLTTRLPFAFAAGLGINAFLAFTVVGSVTWPEAMALVMINGVIIVLLAATGLRKLIFDAVPVQLKLAITVGIGLFIAFIGFVNAGFVTSTKNASPPVDLGIGGSVASLTTLMFVVTLMIGGVLIALRVKGAILIALVGGTLLAAIANLIWPSEGLGFAFSGSIVSVPDLSLIGQVDFGFDFAKVGGVTLVMFVFTLLFSNFFDAMGTMTGLAKEADLADEKGDFPRIKSALVVEGVGAIVGGGTSSSSATVFVESGSGIGEGARTGFATTITGVLFLLAMFFTPLTSLVPSAVAAAALVLVGAMMLSQIKNIDLSDFRVLLPVFLTVTVMPMTYSIANGIGAGFVSWIVVNALSGKAKTIHPLLWVVGAGFVLFFARGPIEALLGA